In Nicotiana tabacum cultivar K326 chromosome 19, ASM71507v2, whole genome shotgun sequence, one DNA window encodes the following:
- the LOC142173597 gene encoding uncharacterized protein LOC142173597 has protein sequence MSTVSKPTDTLASTTDSSTIAGTGSTASGMTGVVNSAHSYYLHPSNYPGMNLVSSVFDGKSYEGWRRATVIALSAKNKLGFINGSLVVPTADSGLQKHWARCNDMVLSWLLKSLSKEIAESVLYSQSAKDLGDLWEDLEDRFGQTNRVKFSQLQKELSAVIQGNCSVSSYFTKMKSSWDELDALNTFSACVCECDCGAKAKNLKTHQDEKLLQFLMGLNETLIEVVAK, from the coding sequence ATGAGTACTGTTTCCAAACCTACTGATACACTAGCTTCAACTACAGATTCTTCTACTATAGCTGGTACTGGATCTACTGCTTCAGGGATGACTGGTGTAGTGAATTCAGCTCATTCTTACTATCTTCATCCCTCGAATTATCCAGGGATGAATCTTGTCTCTTCAGTGTTCGATGGAAAGAGTTATGAGGGCTGGAGAAGAGCTACGGTAATAGCATTATCTGCTAAGAACAAGCTAGGTTTCATTAATGGATCCCTAGTTGTTCCAACTGCTGATTCTGGGCTTCAAAAGCACTGGGCTCGCTGTAATGACATGGTATTGTCATGGCTGCTCAAATCTTTGTCAAAGGAAATTGCAGAGAGTGTCTTGTATTCCCAAAGTGCCAAAGATCTTGGAGATCTTTGGGAAGACTTGGAAGATAGGTTTGGTCAGACAAATAGGGTAAAATTCTCCCAATTGCAGAAAGAGTTAAGTGCAGTAATTCAAGGTAATTGTAGTGTATCAAGCTACTTCACTAAAATGAAAAGTTCATGGGATGAATTAGATGCTTTAAACACTTTTTCTGCTTGTGTTTGTGAATGTGATTGTGGAGCTAAGGCTAAAAACCTAAAGACACATCAAGATGAGAAGCTACTGCAGTTTTTGATGGGTCTAAATGAGACTTTAATTGAGGTGGTCGCAAAATAG